The Cyanobacteria bacterium QS_8_64_29 genome includes a window with the following:
- the moaC gene encoding cyclic pyranopterin monophosphate synthase MoaC produces MEQSRSDEALSHLNASGEAQMVDVSRKPEQARQAVAAGCVRMRAATLEAIAAGNAPKGDVLATARLAGIMAAKQTDRLIPLCHSLPLHHVEVTLTADPQLPGYHIQASASTQAATGVEMEALTAVSVAALTLYDMAKALEQTMEIGSVRLLHKTGGRSQSAREGE; encoded by the coding sequence ATGGAACAATCGCGCTCCGATGAGGCGCTCTCGCACCTGAATGCCAGCGGCGAGGCGCAGATGGTGGATGTCTCGCGCAAGCCCGAGCAGGCGCGCCAGGCCGTTGCGGCCGGTTGCGTCCGGATGCGAGCGGCCACGCTCGAGGCGATCGCGGCAGGCAACGCGCCCAAAGGCGATGTCCTGGCAACGGCCCGGCTAGCGGGCATCATGGCCGCCAAACAAACCGATCGGCTCATTCCGCTCTGCCACTCGCTGCCGCTGCATCACGTCGAGGTAACCCTGACAGCCGATCCGCAGCTGCCGGGCTACCACATCCAGGCCAGCGCGAGCACCCAAGCGGCCACGGGCGTGGAAATGGAAGCCCTGACGGCCGTTTCGGTGGCAGCCCTGACGCTCTACGACATGGCCAAAGCCCTAGAGCAAACCATGGAGATCGGCTCGGTGCGCTTGCTGCACAAAACGGGAGGCCGCTCCCAGAGCGCGCGCGAGGGGGAGTGA
- a CDS encoding thylakoid-associated protein, which yields MADSETTQAIEALAAEIGEAAYIDVANWHLYLSDARLHRPLAEQLYPVLEQQAISERDVQAALRQVTVRLGGGQRELSLAELIPPQSQTDLVEQLEDYQRRL from the coding sequence ATGGCCGATTCTGAAACCACGCAAGCCATCGAGGCCCTGGCAGCCGAAATTGGCGAAGCGGCCTACATCGATGTTGCCAACTGGCACCTCTACCTATCGGACGCGCGCCTGCATCGGCCGCTAGCCGAGCAGCTCTATCCGGTGCTGGAGCAGCAGGCCATTAGCGAACGCGACGTGCAAGCTGCGCTGCGCCAGGTCACCGTCCGACTGGGGGGCGGCCAGCGAGAACTCTCCCTAGCAGAGCTAATTCCTCCGCAAAGTCAAACCGATCTGGTGGAGCAGCTCGAAGACTACCAGCGCCGGCTGTAG
- a CDS encoding lipid-A-disaccharide synthase has protein sequence MSVPPADILILSNGPGEIATWVRPVMECLRQRLGDRARLSLVLAPCRNATGTEAQMARQLLPLDRVQGPQHFWPFLLWGRTAEGWDWRDRGVVLFLGGDQFFPLPIGKRLGYPTVVYGEWETRWLRWHDRFGVPRPEVAARAPRHHRAKIAVVGDLMADVSAGAGPPAPPSQPLVGLLPGSKPAKLAQGLPLMLASAEAIQAQCPQARFALPVAPTLDPAALARFGDPARNPLVSRVGGTSATLERAGDELILTTARGTTVALWTHFPAHPQLAHCTFCLTTVGANTAELGALGVPAIVLLPTQQLDAMRAWDGVPGLLANLPGVGAPLAKLINAWVLRQKRAFAWPNIWTGETVMPELVGQLTPERVAALALAWLQQSEELAQRRQRLQQACGQPGAAERLADLAIAAIAR, from the coding sequence GTGTCGGTTCCGCCCGCTGACATTCTCATCCTCTCCAATGGGCCGGGCGAGATTGCGACGTGGGTGCGGCCGGTGATGGAGTGCCTGCGGCAGCGCCTAGGCGATCGCGCCCGCCTGTCGCTGGTGCTGGCCCCTTGCCGCAACGCCACCGGCACTGAGGCGCAGATGGCGCGCCAGTTACTGCCGCTCGATCGGGTGCAGGGGCCGCAGCACTTTTGGCCATTTCTGCTCTGGGGGCGTACCGCTGAGGGATGGGACTGGCGCGATCGCGGCGTCGTACTGTTTTTAGGCGGCGACCAGTTCTTTCCGCTGCCCATTGGCAAGCGCTTGGGCTATCCCACTGTCGTTTATGGGGAATGGGAAACCCGCTGGCTGCGCTGGCACGACCGCTTTGGCGTCCCGCGCCCCGAGGTTGCCGCGCGCGCGCCACGCCACCATCGCGCCAAAATCGCGGTCGTGGGCGATTTGATGGCTGATGTCAGCGCGGGGGCCGGCCCGCCGGCACCACCGAGCCAGCCGCTAGTGGGGCTGCTACCCGGATCGAAACCCGCCAAACTCGCGCAGGGGCTGCCGCTGATGTTGGCCAGCGCCGAGGCCATTCAGGCTCAATGCCCGCAGGCCCGGTTCGCTCTCCCCGTGGCGCCCACGCTGGACCCGGCGGCGCTGGCGCGCTTTGGCGATCCCGCGCGCAATCCCCTGGTTTCGCGCGTTGGGGGCACCAGCGCCACGCTGGAGCGCGCGGGCGACGAACTAATCCTCACCACCGCGCGCGGCACGACGGTGGCCCTATGGACTCACTTTCCCGCCCACCCGCAACTGGCGCATTGCACGTTCTGCCTGACCACGGTTGGGGCCAATACGGCCGAGTTGGGCGCGCTGGGCGTGCCAGCCATTGTCTTGTTGCCCACGCAGCAGCTGGATGCCATGCGCGCCTGGGATGGCGTGCCGGGCTTGCTAGCCAACTTGCCGGGGGTGGGCGCGCCGCTGGCCAAGCTCATCAACGCCTGGGTCTTGCGGCAAAAGCGCGCTTTTGCCTGGCCCAATATTTGGACGGGAGAAACCGTCATGCCTGAGTTAGTCGGGCAGCTTACCCCCGAGCGCGTGGCAGCGCTGGCGCTGGCTTGGTTGCAGCAATCGGAGGAGCTGGCCCAAAGGCGCCAGCGCCTGCAGCAAGCGTGCGGTCAGCCCGGGGCGGCCGAGCGCCTGGCCGATCTCGCCATTGCCGCGATCGCGCGCTAG
- a CDS encoding M23 family peptidase — MREVIRYGLAAWAALAAAASTAPPAAASVWQEASFPIEAFQGYTSPYGYRNAPNGASGGGGRDFHHGLDMAAPQGSYVRNWWAGRVVKVAERPACGTMAIVRSGDWKHIYCHLQGSVEHDHNGAYYRTRGIRLRQGQTVPTGARIARVGTTGNTTGPHLHWGLKYQGQFVNPARVLRKMEAAGAG, encoded by the coding sequence ATGCGCGAGGTTATCCGCTACGGACTGGCCGCTTGGGCTGCATTGGCTGCAGCGGCCTCGACTGCGCCGCCAGCTGCGGCATCAGTTTGGCAGGAGGCCTCATTTCCAATTGAGGCCTTTCAGGGCTATACCTCCCCTTACGGCTATCGCAACGCCCCCAATGGGGCCAGTGGCGGCGGCGGCCGAGACTTCCACCACGGGCTAGACATGGCCGCGCCCCAAGGCAGCTACGTCCGCAACTGGTGGGCCGGCCGCGTGGTCAAGGTGGCCGAGCGCCCCGCTTGCGGCACCATGGCGATCGTGCGCTCGGGGGACTGGAAGCACATCTACTGCCACCTGCAAGGCAGCGTCGAGCACGATCACAACGGCGCTTACTACCGCACGCGCGGCATCCGGCTGCGGCAAGGGCAGACCGTACCCACCGGCGCCCGCATTGCCCGCGTCGGCACAACCGGCAACACCACGGGTCCCCACCTGCATTGGGGGCTCAAGTATCAGGGGCAGTTCGTCAATCCGGCGCGCGTGCTGCGCAAGATGGAAGCTGCTGGCGCAGGCTAG
- a CDS encoding cell division protein FtsH, which translates to MTGLLPTRPRKQRWLSLAAGLAAIPAVLLGSASATQAQDKRNQFNYGDLLQQLEQGNVEKVTLNKNDQTAQVKLSGRAEPRQVRLFQDNQDLITRLQKQDVAIAVKNGSDNSLAIGLAINLLLFAILIGGLVWFVRRSSKSSGQAMSFGKTKARFHMEPQTGVSFDDVAGIEEAKEELQELVSFLKETERFTAVGAQIPKGALLVGAPGTGKTLLAKAVAGEAGTPFFSISGSEFVEMFVGVGASRVRDLFKKAKENAPCLVFVDEIDAVGRQRGSGIGGGNDEREQTLNQLLTEMDGFEANTGVVVIAATNRPDVLDGALLRPGRFDRQVTIDLPSYAGRLGILEVHARDKKLAPEVSLANVARRTPGFSGADLANLLNEAAILTGRRQKDAISMRDIDDAIDRITIGMTLNPLLNSKKKRLIAYHEVGHALLMTLLEHADPLNKVTIIPRSGGVGGFSQATPDEDVIDSGLYSRAWLLDQVTIALGGRAIEEEVFGEAEATSGASNDLRAVANLAREMVTRYGMSDLGPQAFESESVPVFLGGNWGNGSEYSEEVAAQIDRQVRAIATHCYDKARRLIRENRQLVDDLVDILIYEETIDGERFRQIVAAYTQLPARQKQLAPSR; encoded by the coding sequence ATGACAGGATTGCTCCCCACCCGGCCGCGCAAGCAACGCTGGCTGTCGCTAGCGGCGGGCCTCGCCGCCATTCCTGCCGTTCTGCTCGGCAGTGCCAGCGCCACCCAAGCCCAAGACAAGCGCAACCAGTTCAACTACGGGGACCTGCTCCAGCAGCTCGAGCAGGGCAATGTGGAAAAGGTCACCCTCAACAAAAACGACCAAACGGCCCAAGTCAAGCTGAGCGGTCGGGCCGAGCCCCGTCAAGTTCGGCTTTTCCAGGACAATCAGGATCTCATTACCCGGCTGCAAAAGCAGGATGTCGCCATTGCCGTCAAAAACGGCTCGGATAACTCGCTGGCCATTGGGCTAGCCATCAACCTGCTGCTGTTTGCCATTTTGATCGGCGGGCTGGTGTGGTTCGTGCGCCGCTCCAGCAAGTCCTCGGGCCAGGCCATGAGCTTTGGCAAAACCAAGGCCCGGTTTCACATGGAACCCCAAACCGGGGTGAGCTTTGACGATGTCGCCGGCATTGAGGAAGCTAAAGAAGAGCTGCAGGAGCTGGTGAGCTTTCTCAAAGAAACCGAGCGGTTTACGGCAGTGGGCGCGCAAATCCCCAAAGGGGCGCTGTTGGTGGGAGCGCCCGGAACGGGCAAAACCCTGCTGGCCAAGGCAGTCGCCGGCGAAGCTGGCACGCCGTTTTTTAGCATCTCGGGATCGGAGTTCGTCGAGATGTTTGTCGGCGTGGGGGCCTCCCGCGTGCGCGATTTGTTCAAAAAGGCCAAGGAAAATGCCCCCTGCCTGGTGTTTGTGGACGAAATCGACGCCGTCGGGCGCCAGCGCGGTAGCGGCATTGGGGGCGGCAACGACGAGCGCGAGCAGACGCTCAACCAGCTGCTCACCGAAATGGATGGCTTTGAAGCCAACACCGGCGTGGTGGTGATCGCTGCCACCAACCGGCCCGACGTGCTGGATGGGGCGCTGCTGCGCCCGGGACGCTTCGACCGTCAAGTCACCATCGATCTGCCTAGCTACGCCGGACGCCTGGGCATTCTGGAGGTCCACGCGCGCGATAAAAAACTGGCTCCCGAGGTATCGCTAGCCAACGTCGCCCGCCGAACGCCCGGCTTTTCCGGCGCGGATTTGGCCAACTTGCTCAACGAAGCTGCCATCCTCACCGGACGGCGCCAAAAGGATGCCATCTCGATGCGCGATATTGATGATGCCATCGATCGCATCACCATCGGCATGACACTCAATCCGCTGCTCAACAGCAAGAAAAAGCGCCTGATCGCCTACCACGAAGTGGGCCATGCCCTGCTGATGACGCTGCTGGAGCATGCCGATCCGCTCAACAAAGTCACCATCATCCCGCGCTCGGGCGGCGTCGGCGGCTTCTCCCAAGCCACTCCCGATGAAGATGTGATCGATAGCGGCCTCTACAGCCGCGCATGGCTGCTCGACCAAGTAACGATCGCGTTAGGCGGTCGAGCGATTGAGGAAGAAGTGTTTGGCGAGGCCGAGGCAACCAGCGGCGCCAGCAACGACTTGCGCGCGGTCGCCAACCTGGCGCGCGAGATGGTGACGCGCTACGGCATGTCCGATCTGGGACCGCAAGCCTTTGAGAGTGAAAGTGTCCCCGTCTTTTTGGGGGGCAACTGGGGCAACGGGTCCGAGTACTCGGAAGAGGTGGCTGCCCAAATTGATCGGCAAGTGCGCGCGATCGCTACCCACTGCTACGACAAAGCGCGCCGCCTGATCCGCGAAAACCGGCAGCTCGTGGACGACTTAGTCGATATTTTGATCTACGAAGAAACCATCGACGGCGAGCGCTTCCGCCAGATTGTAGCGGCTTACACCCAGCTACCGGCGCGCCAAAAGCAGCTCGCCCCGTCGCGCTAG